In a genomic window of Methanogenium sp. S4BF:
- a CDS encoding DUF5806 family protein, whose product MVVEGNLPQDENGHNDSSEPTEEMLREEQNEPAALTDTPTAGFTEETDEKDTEREIAGKDREKIPNNNPTKATPPVSEIVGETGISPSEKSYAQVQEEVQAILGFNPDLPVLMPGRTSLTPEDKERINKYRKFQKVDGAAYRRVNQFLRKHTYVTAREWAIARLCADFTTRGGAEMTFIGENLPELVPFMTDTYSPQAVNQARSSFKRKVRKSGATFFYGALCGFFTADELDDILFESSEVARFLLEVEGTSIDIDDEIDIEDRITEVMREVAEAASMIRNRESVKNDEEEEDENEEDEDEDEMSIDGEAI is encoded by the coding sequence ATGGTTGTTGAAGGGAATCTCCCGCAAGACGAAAACGGGCATAACGACTCTTCTGAGCCAACAGAAGAAATGCTTCGGGAAGAACAGAACGAACCAGCCGCATTAACCGACACCCCCACAGCCGGTTTTACAGAAGAAACAGACGAAAAGGACACAGAACGTGAAATTGCAGGTAAGGACAGGGAAAAAATACCAAATAACAACCCTACCAAAGCCACACCTCCGGTTTCTGAAATCGTGGGTGAAACCGGCATATCACCGTCAGAGAAATCGTATGCACAAGTACAGGAGGAAGTACAGGCCATCCTCGGATTCAATCCTGATCTGCCAGTCCTGATGCCGGGACGAACATCACTTACCCCTGAAGATAAAGAGCGGATCAACAAATACCGCAAGTTTCAGAAGGTCGATGGCGCCGCATACCGGCGGGTAAACCAGTTTCTCCGGAAACATACCTATGTAACTGCACGGGAATGGGCAATCGCCCGACTCTGCGCCGACTTTACTACACGAGGGGGCGCAGAGATGACATTTATCGGTGAAAACCTCCCGGAACTCGTGCCATTCATGACAGACACCTATTCGCCGCAGGCAGTAAATCAGGCACGTAGTTCATTCAAACGAAAAGTACGAAAGTCAGGAGCAACCTTTTTTTATGGCGCCCTCTGTGGTTTCTTTACCGCAGATGAACTCGACGATATCCTCTTTGAATCCTCCGAAGTTGCCCGATTCCTTCTGGAAGTAGAGGGCACATCGATCGACATTGATGATGAAATCGATATCGAGGACCGCATTACCGAAGTCATGCGAGAGGTTGCAGAAGCGGCATCCATGATCCGGAACCGGGAATCTGTGAAAAATGACGAAGAGGAAGAAGATGAGAATGAAGAAGATGAGGACGAGGACGAAATGTCCATAGACGGAGAAGCCATATGA
- the xerA gene encoding site-specific tyrosine recombinase/integron integrase, whose translation MQADFFSEWLPRFLHHLRMRNYSPGTIASYGQVIRKFGYYLWICRNKGMEKLVVYWHDLAHGRLDTTVNTTPIAIDDYLAFLTSLRDYKAKTLHRILSSLSSFYRYLYAQGVIGSNPLPAVGRPRIKEAELKYLKHNQVMLLLQSIPDGDARDRLIIRLIYATGVRVSELCGITLSDIDFDDYTIRVLGKGGKIRIVFVDDETLEEIRKFSAGRIDGPLFVGQMGHAISPRTVQYIFNKWAPKGITPHKIRHSYASELYRRSKNLRVVQENLGHSSIQTTEIYLHTDVDERRDVYQQFFPLSRQD comes from the coding sequence ATGCAGGCAGATTTTTTTTCAGAGTGGCTTCCACGGTTCCTTCATCACCTCAGAATGAGGAATTATTCGCCTGGTACGATAGCAAGTTATGGGCAGGTGATCCGAAAATTTGGATATTATCTCTGGATCTGCCGTAACAAGGGTATGGAAAAACTTGTGGTATACTGGCATGATCTGGCTCATGGGCGCCTTGATACTACGGTGAATACGACTCCGATTGCAATAGATGATTATCTGGCTTTTTTAACGTCATTGCGTGATTATAAAGCTAAAACTCTGCATCGGATCCTGTCATCACTTTCGTCATTTTATCGGTATCTGTATGCTCAGGGCGTTATCGGATCTAATCCCCTTCCGGCAGTGGGCCGGCCCAGGATCAAGGAGGCGGAGCTCAAATATCTCAAACATAATCAGGTGATGCTTCTCTTACAGTCAATTCCTGATGGTGATGCCCGCGACAGGCTGATTATTCGGCTGATATATGCTACCGGAGTTCGTGTGTCTGAACTCTGTGGTATAACGCTCTCTGATATCGATTTTGACGATTATACCATACGTGTTTTAGGTAAAGGTGGGAAAATACGGATTGTTTTTGTTGATGACGAGACACTTGAAGAGATACGGAAATTTAGTGCGGGGAGGATTGACGGGCCCTTGTTTGTAGGGCAGATGGGGCATGCAATCTCTCCCCGTACTGTCCAGTACATATTCAATAAATGGGCTCCTAAGGGCATTACGCCCCATAAGATCCGTCACTCATATGCATCTGAATTGTACAGAAGATCGAAAAATCTCCGGGTTGTACAGGAGAACCTCGGGCATTCCTCAATTCAGACAACTGAAATCTATCTGCACACTGATGTTGATGAAAGGAGGGATGTTTACCAGCAGTTCTTCCCCCTTTCACGGCAGGATTAG